A part of Timaviella obliquedivisa GSE-PSE-MK23-08B genomic DNA contains:
- a CDS encoding helix-turn-helix transcriptional regulator has translation MRRMYCQLSVLIAQRNLELAERGEQLSQRRLSRELSLSLTTINKLYNGRPLTARIDPDTIEKICDYFQCGISDLFVLKVEVSES, from the coding sequence ATGAGGAGAATGTACTGCCAACTATCTGTGCTAATAGCGCAACGGAATCTAGAGCTTGCCGAGAGAGGCGAGCAGCTTTCTCAACGTCGTTTGTCAAGGGAGCTTAGCCTGTCGCTGACGACCATAAATAAGCTCTATAACGGTCGTCCTTTGACGGCTCGAATCGATCCAGACACGATTGAAAAAATTTGTGACTACTTCCAATGTGGAATTAGTGATTTATTCGTTTTGAAGGTTGAGGTAAGTGAATCATGA